The Alkalihalophilus pseudofirmus nucleotide sequence TGCTCATTTCTATTTTCTCATTAGTCTTTGCTGTCTTTGGACCGATCTTATTGACGGCGACAGCTAAAATGGAAAGAAAAAAACTGACGCTAATTGCTTTGGTCGTGTTTTTCTTTGCCAATCTTTTAGCTGTATTAAGTTCTGGGTATGCGATGCTTTTAGTGGCACGGATCATCTCTGCCATGAGCGGGGCTCTTTTAATTGCTCTATGTGTCACGATCGCCTCAAACATCGTGTCTGAAGAGTTTAGAGCACGTGCGATTGGGATTGTTTTCATGGGAATTAGTGCATCACTCGTACTCGGAGTACCTGCTGGTCTTATGCTTGGAAATGCATTTGGCTGGAGAGCACCATTTATCATGATTACGGCCTTAACTGCTCTCTCGTTTATCGGTGTTTATTTCTTAATGGACAAAATCGAGCCAAAACCAGCGCTATCGATTAAAAAGCAATTGCAAACATTAAAAAATAGAAAGATTTTACTCATACAGTTAACATCGTTTCTATTCTTAGCTGGTCATTTAACGCTTTATGCGTACCTGACTCCATTTTTACGTATGACGATGGGAATGGACGGGACTTGGATTAGTATGATGTATTTAATCTTCGGTGTGGCAGCAATCATCGGGGGCGGTGTTGGCGGAATGCTTGCTGACCGTTTTGGGACAAAGCCTACGATTGTGGGGGTAATCATTGTTTTTGCTGTTTCTATTTTCACAATTCCATACACAACATCAATTCTGCCGCTGTTCTTAGTTGTGATGGTCGTTTGGAGCATGTTAAGCTGGGCGATTACTCCAGCAATTCAAAGCTACTTAATTGAAACAGCCCCAGAAACATCTGATATTCAACAAAGTTTGAACAACTCTGCTCTTCACTTTGGAATTGCTGCAGGTTCAATGATCGGCGGTATTGTGATTGAGCAGTCGACTGTAGAAATGAACGCAACAGTCGGAGGCGTATTCGTTCTCTTCTCGTTAGGTGTGGTGATCATGTCGATGGTAAAACGAAAAGAAAAAGCAGTGTCGACTGCTGCATAAGTATAGGGGGCTGAAACAGGTCACTGAAAAAGTCCCCCTACAGTAGTTGTTGATTTCCGCTGCAGGTACTCGCTTTCCGCGGGCGGTCCGGAAGCCTCCTCGTCACTCCGCTCCTGTGGGGTCTTCCCTGGCCACGCACTTCCCGCAGGAGTCGAGTACCTTCCGCTACAATCAACGGAGCGCGAATGTTGTTTAGTTGCTCCCTCATTACTAGCAGAAAATGCTTCGGAAATTTGATGTGTAACAAGTGGTAGCTCAGTCCAATATTCATTTGAACTGAGCGCGCCATAAACTAAATCCTCCACATAACATCCTCCAAAAATATAACTTAGCGGATGAAATATGCGGAGACTCCTATGGGAGCTAAAGCAAAGCTGAGACCCCACAGGGCATAAGCCCGAGGAGGCTCAGCAGCTTCCCATGGAAAGCGAAGTATAGTTCAGGAGCGGCACATAGAGCGCACCTGCACTATTCAAATTCCCATAAGTTACTTTACTTTTGTTCCAGCCCCTTATTCATTAGATTGCTTTTAATGTATTTGCTCCTTTAGCAGTAATAAATCCCTGAACATTGATTGTCTTTGGCATTAAGGGGTGGCGTTCGATAAGGTCTATATTTTTCTTAATGACCTCTTTCATATCTTCAGGTCCGGTTAACCAAGAGATGATATCCTTTTCCACCACTCTAATGTAATCAAGTGTATGGAGTGTATTTCCGGAGACTCCCGCTTCCTCCATTTTCAACAGAAGATCCTCTCTGTGAATCTTACTCTGTTTGTCTCCTTCAACCCCTATGACATATACATCTTCAACATTTTCATAATAAGCCGCCATGATAATACTGCGGATAATGCAGCCATACGACTGAGAAATAAAACTGCCATATGAGTGGATAAAGAGCAATTCATCCAGCGGTTTCTTTAAAACAGAGGAAAGCCACAATGACTGATTTCCTTCTAGACTAGTAATAATTAAGGTCTTTTTACCTGCTGTTTTCTTTTCCATTTGTTATACCCCCTATATTAGATCGCATGTAGTTCAAATTTTATTTATTGCATCCACTTTGCTATTTCAAAGTAGAGCGGGATGCCAACAATTAAGTTAAAAGGAAAGGTAATTCCTAATGCCAGCCCTAGATAGATAGATGGGTTTGCTTTTGGAACGGAAGTCTTTAAAGCAGCTGGTGCCGCTATATATGACGCACTTCCAGCCAATACTCCCATTAACGTGGCTCCTCCAAGTGAAAGGCCTGCAACTGTACC carries:
- a CDS encoding MFS transporter, translating into MDKRVYLLTIVSFIVGLVELILGGILDLVAFDLGVTLGQVGMLISIFSLVFAVFGPILLTATAKMERKKLTLIALVVFFFANLLAVLSSGYAMLLVARIISAMSGALLIALCVTIASNIVSEEFRARAIGIVFMGISASLVLGVPAGLMLGNAFGWRAPFIMITALTALSFIGVYFLMDKIEPKPALSIKKQLQTLKNRKILLIQLTSFLFLAGHLTLYAYLTPFLRMTMGMDGTWISMMYLIFGVAAIIGGGVGGMLADRFGTKPTIVGVIIVFAVSIFTIPYTTSILPLFLVVMVVWSMLSWAITPAIQSYLIETAPETSDIQQSLNNSALHFGIAAGSMIGGIVIEQSTVEMNATVGGVFVLFSLGVVIMSMVKRKEKAVSTAA